One Tamlana carrageenivorans genomic region harbors:
- a CDS encoding DUF3157 family protein gives MKTSIFIFLFTISFMGFAQNNHIVKTEDGRRVLLKADFTWEYIDAKAPEQNAIEAAVAKTENTEGCQIAADFEEPKLNSKIQNQLKKGRATIDHVKEKVASDYECQASEVILLWVKEQKSKAVYMFCAKGTKVKYKRVGNSIIETGKFF, from the coding sequence ATGAAAACTTCCATCTTTATTTTTCTATTTACCATATCATTTATGGGATTTGCTCAAAATAACCATATTGTGAAAACAGAAGACGGCCGACGTGTATTACTTAAAGCGGATTTTACCTGGGAATATATTGATGCCAAAGCTCCAGAACAAAACGCTATTGAAGCTGCAGTGGCTAAGACGGAAAACACCGAGGGTTGTCAGATTGCAGCCGACTTCGAAGAACCTAAATTAAATTCTAAAATACAAAATCAGCTTAAAAAAGGTAGAGCGACTATTGATCATGTTAAAGAAAAGGTTGCTAGTGATTACGAGTGCCAAGCGAGTGAAGTTATCCTGTTATGGGTTAAAGAACAGAAATCTAAAGCTGTTTACATGTTTTGTGCTAAGGGTACTAAGGTGAAATATAAACGTGTTGGTAATTCTATTATTGAAACCGGAAAGTTTTTTTAG
- a CDS encoding aminotransferase class I/II-fold pyridoxal phosphate-dependent enzyme — protein sequence MFPEKLHQKLENRNAENALRQLGADNPYVDFSSNDYLGFSKNETIFNESHAFLKAQNLLQNGATGSRLLSGNHKLYPLVEKQLANFHNSESALIYNSGYDANIGFFASVPQRGDIILYDTYIHASIRDGILMSNAKAYKFKHNDLSDLETLLFRFTEGAYKSKQHIYVTTESVFSMDGDSPDLEKLSQICKKHEAYLVLDEAHGLGIFGKHGGGLIQHLGMENAVFARIVTYGKALGCHGAAILASDLLKQYLVNFSRSLIYTTALPPHSLATIHASYTALEQTQTRQKLKENIQFFKSEIIKNQLQKLFIESDSAIHCCIISGNDRVKHIAKHIQNSGYDVKPILSPTVSKGQERLRFCLHAYNTEAQISEVLKLLALLITS from the coding sequence ATGTTTCCTGAAAAATTACATCAAAAACTAGAAAACCGCAATGCTGAAAATGCATTGAGGCAGCTTGGTGCGGATAATCCATACGTTGATTTTTCATCAAATGATTATTTAGGCTTTTCAAAAAATGAAACTATTTTTAATGAAAGTCATGCGTTTTTAAAAGCTCAAAATCTGCTTCAAAATGGAGCCACTGGTTCACGATTGCTTTCAGGAAATCATAAATTATATCCCTTAGTAGAAAAGCAATTGGCCAACTTTCATAACAGTGAATCGGCCTTAATTTATAACTCGGGTTACGATGCTAATATTGGTTTTTTTGCCAGTGTACCGCAACGTGGCGATATCATTTTATATGACACCTATATTCATGCCTCCATCCGCGATGGTATACTTATGAGCAACGCTAAAGCCTATAAGTTTAAGCATAACGATTTAAGCGATTTAGAAACACTGTTATTTCGCTTTACTGAAGGAGCTTATAAAAGTAAGCAACATATTTATGTCACTACCGAATCTGTTTTTTCTATGGATGGCGATTCACCAGATTTAGAAAAACTATCGCAAATATGTAAAAAGCACGAGGCCTATTTAGTGCTTGATGAAGCACACGGCCTTGGCATTTTTGGAAAACATGGCGGCGGACTCATACAACACCTAGGCATGGAAAATGCCGTGTTTGCCAGAATTGTAACCTACGGAAAAGCCTTAGGATGCCACGGTGCAGCAATTCTGGCTAGCGACCTTTTAAAACAGTATTTGGTTAATTTTTCTCGGAGTTTAATTTACACCACGGCACTCCCGCCTCACAGTTTGGCTACCATTCATGCCAGTTATACAGCACTAGAGCAAACTCAAACACGCCAGAAACTAAAAGAAAACATCCAGTTTTTTAAGTCCGAAATCATTAAAAACCAGCTTCAAAAGTTGTTTATAGAAAGTGATTCGGCCATACACTGCTGTATCATTTCAGGAAACGACCGGGTAAAACACATAGCCAAACATATTCAGAATTCAGGATATGATGTCAAACCCATCTTGTCTCCAACCGTTTCAAAAGGACAAGAGCGCTTACGATTTTGTTTACACGCCTATAACACCGAAGCTCAAATTTCTGAAGTTTTAAAATTACTAGCACTCTTGATAACCTCATGA
- a CDS encoding DUF2007 domain-containing protein: MSNRFKTIARFQYSTEAQIVKGRLEAEGIQVFLSDNLTIDTDPLVSNAIGGVKLKVLSKQALKAQHILESISRYSIDDEGQTIVCPNCESQKVALFSTIKDAKSLFWFIFGVLFTSLPFYMKHKYRCESCQTEFNIK, encoded by the coding sequence ATGAGCAATCGTTTTAAAACCATAGCGCGATTTCAGTACTCTACCGAAGCCCAAATTGTAAAAGGGCGTTTGGAAGCCGAAGGCATACAGGTTTTTTTATCCGATAATTTAACCATCGATACCGATCCACTAGTGAGCAACGCCATTGGCGGTGTGAAACTAAAAGTGCTATCTAAACAGGCCCTAAAGGCACAACATATTTTAGAATCTATAAGTAGATATTCGATAGACGACGAAGGCCAAACCATCGTTTGTCCAAATTGCGAAAGCCAAAAAGTTGCCCTCTTTTCAACAATTAAGGATGCTAAATCATTATTCTGGTTTATTTTTGGGGTTTTATTTACATCGCTTCCATTTTATATGAAACATAAATATAGATGCGAATCGTGCCAAACGGAGTTTAATATCAAATAA
- the bioD gene encoding dethiobiotin synthase — protein MTKKTNTYFITGISTEVGKTVASAIVTEALEADYWKPIQAGELDHCDTKKVRNLISNTNTKFHPNAYALNTPMSPHASAEIDGVKIDLKQIKPPKTNNHLVIEGAGGLLVPLNDEKTILDIIKPNYKVIVVSRHYLGSINHTLLTVKLLQEKGFEVSLIFSGNEHKTSEDIIKKMTKARVIGRVDEEPYFDKNVIREYAEKFKVNL, from the coding sequence ATGACGAAAAAAACAAACACCTATTTCATAACAGGCATTTCTACCGAAGTTGGTAAAACCGTGGCCTCGGCCATTGTAACAGAAGCTTTGGAAGCCGATTACTGGAAACCCATTCAGGCTGGAGAATTAGACCATTGCGATACCAAAAAAGTGCGAAACCTAATCTCTAACACAAATACAAAATTTCATCCTAACGCCTATGCATTAAACACGCCTATGAGTCCGCACGCTTCCGCGGAAATTGATGGCGTTAAAATCGATTTAAAACAGATAAAACCTCCAAAAACTAACAATCATTTGGTTATTGAAGGTGCTGGTGGTTTGTTAGTTCCTTTGAATGATGAAAAGACGATTTTAGATATTATCAAACCAAATTATAAGGTTATTGTGGTGTCTAGACACTATTTAGGAAGCATCAATCACACGCTTCTAACCGTAAAATTATTACAGGAAAAAGGATTTGAAGTCTCTCTAATTTTCAGTGGAAACGAACATAAAACCTCAGAAGACATCATTAAAAAAATGACAAAAGCTCGCGTTATTGGAAGGGTTGATGAAGAACCGTATTTTGATAAAAATGTGATTCGGGAATATGCTGAGAAGTTCAAAGTTAACTTGTAA